TGCCCAGGTGTGCCATCAGGGTGATCAAGGCCACCTGACGCATAAAGGTCGACTTGCCGGCCATGTTGGGGCCGGTGATGATGAGCAACTGATTGTCCGTAGTATCCAGCAGCACATCGTTAGGTACGAACCGCTCACCCAGATTCATGCGCTCAACCACCGGATGACGCCCCTCCTCAATGTGCAGCATCGTGCTCTCGTCGATCTGCGGGCAGACATAGTCGGCTTCATGGGCGAGATCGGCAAGCCCAAGCAGCACATCGAGTTCGGCCAGGGCATCGGCCGTCGCCAGCAAGCGCCGGCCCTGCAAGGCAACCTGCTGCCGCACCTCCTGAAAGAGGTCGTATTCCAGAGCCTGGATGCGCTCCTCGGCCCCCAGCACTTTGTCCTCATATTCCTTGAGGGCGGGCGTGATAAAACGCTCGGCATTAACCAGGGTCTGCTTGCGCTGGTAGTCCTCGGGCACCCGCGCCAGATGTGTCCTGGTAATTTCGATATAGTAACCGAATACCTTGTTGTAGCGCACCTTGAGCGATCCGATCCCGGTGCGCTCGCGCTCCTGCTGTTCGAGGCGCACAATCCAACCCTTGCCTTCACGGCTGATAAGGCGCAGATCGTCAAGTTCGGCGCTGAACCCGTCGCGAATCAAGCCGCCTTCACGCAACACAAAGGGCGGATCGTCCACCAATGCCTCGGCAATCAGGTCACGCACATCCTCCAAAGGGTCGATGACCTGGCCCAGTTGGCAAAGTAGCGGTGCCTCCAGATCGGAAAAAAGGGCGAGGATGCCCGGCACCTTCCCCAGAGACACGCGCAGCGCCGCCAAGTCCTTGGCGCCGGCGCCGGCCATGGCAATCCGTGCGCCGAGACGCTCCAGGTCATAAACCCCATCAAGACATTCGCGCAGGTCTTCCCGCAGAAGACTTTTCTCGCGCAACTCGCCCACCGCCTGTAAACGGGCTCGAATCTGCACGGCAACATTGAGCGGATAGTTGATCCAATGGCGCAGTTTGCGCCCGCCCATGGCGGTGAGGGTGCGATCCATCACCCCCAGCAACGAACCTTTTTTGCGCCCCTCTCCCTGGGTTGCGGTCAATTCAAGATTGCGGCGCGTCGCGGCATCGAGAATCAGATAGTCGGCACAGGCATAGGGAGCCAGGCTGCGAATATGCTCCAACCCGCCCTGACGGGTCTGCTGAAGGTAATGCAGAACCGCGCCGGCGGCGCGCACCCCGACGACCAGATGTTCGCATCCAAATCCCTGCAGGTTTGAAACCGCGAAAAAATCATGGAGCAAACGCCGCGCCCGGTCCTCCTCGAACACCCATTCGGGCAGGCGATTAACCAGGCGCTCGGCCAACACCGACTGCAGTTGGGTGGATAAGGACTCAGAGATACCGTCGGCGGAGACCAGAATTTCTCGGGGGTTGAGTGAAATGATTTCGCTGCGCAACTCATCAAGACCACGGCACTCGGTGACGCGAAACGCGCCCGTGGTGATGTCGACGCACGACAACCCGTACAACTCCTGTTCACCAGCCGCCAGTGCCAGGAGAAAATTATTTTCCTTGGGTTGTAGATTTTCGCTATCGACCACCAGACCCGGGGTAACCACCTGCACCACTTCGCGCTTGACGATTCCCTTGGCTTCCCGGGGATCTTCAACCTGCTCGCAAATCGCAACCTTGAAGCCATTGTCCACCAGGCGCGCGATGTAGCCCTGGCTGCTGTGATAAGGAATACCGCACAGAGGAACCTGCTCGACGGCACCCTTGTTGCGCGAGGTCAGAGTGAGTCCGAGAACCCGCGAAGCGGTCACGGCGTCTTCCATGAACATCTCATAAAAGTCGCCGAGCCGAAAAAAGAGGATGGCGTCAGGATGCTGGGACTTGATTTCCAGATACTGACGCATCATGGGGGTGCTGCTTGACATGTGAAAAAATCCTGTAAAAAAAGATCCGTAACCGGATTATGTTAACAAACCACCAGAAATATGTAAACCAATGAAATCGCCTTAAATCTTCACAAATAAGGCAAAAGACTTGACCCTTTTCCATGGCCTAAGCAAAATAGCCGCACCGACAAAAAAATTCAGGAGTTGTCACTATTCAGCGGCAACATCCGACAGCACCGCAGGGTGCGGCGGTTGAGTGCTGCGGCAAATGTTTGAGCCGTAGGTGAGTTTTTGCCGCACGCGATGCCGCCGTACTTTGCGGTGCATGCTAAACAGTCACCAGGAGTTTAACTTTATGAGCGACGCCCGAGACCCGGAGTTCGCGGCAGACAACTTCAACCTGCACGATTTGGACGACGAAATTCGCGTCGACGCTCTCTGCCGGCGTTTTTTGCGCCTGTTCTACGAGGACTTGACGCAAAACCAGGGGCTGGTCGCCGAACAGGCCGCCGCCCTCACCTACGGCGCCGACTATTTTCTGCGTGATTTTGTGATTTCCGAACGCCAGGAGAACATCTTTCACATCCCTGCGCAGCGCGTGCGTCAGTTTGCGGGCAACTGGTATATCATCAAGAATCTTGAGCCCAACATGAGTGAGCTGAGTGTGCAATTGCAGGGTGTGGCCGCCTTCTATCATTTCTGTGCCCGAGCGGGCCGTGTTTCTGCCGAGCTGGCGCGGGAAATCGCCCGCCAGTGCGAGGATCTGCCCTTTTACCAGGAGCGCATCGAATCTTTCTGGGACATCAGCGGCGACGGCTATCAACGCTGGGACCAGGCCTGCAGCTTCAAGGACTGATTTCTCATGCCCCGTGCTAACCGCAAAATCAAGGCTGCGCGCATTTCGGTGGCCACCGCGACGGGACTCTCCGTCATCAAGCTGATTGCCGGTCTGGCCACTGGGTCCATGGCGATTCTCTCCTCGGCCATCGACTCGCTGCTCGACATTTTCATGTCGGGCGTCAACCTGGTCGCCATCACCAAGGCTGAGAAACCCGCCGACAAAGCACACCCCTTCGGCCATGGCAAATATGAAACCCTGGCCACCCTCATTCAGAGTTCCATCATCGCGCTCTCGGGTCTGGCAATCATCGCCGAATCGGTGCGACGACTTTATCTGGGCAGCGAACTGCGCGGGCTTGAAGGCGGCATTTTCATCCTGGGTTTTTCTATTATCGCCTCTTGGCTCATCAGCCGCTACCTGCTGCGCGTCGCCCGGGAAACCGACTCCTCGGCTCTCAAGGCCGACTCCCTGCACTTTTCCATGGATGTCTACACCAACGCCGGGCTTCTGCTCGGGCTGGTTGTGATCCGCCTTTTCGATATTCCCTGGCTCGACCCGATCCTGTCTATCGCCATAGCCTGCTACATTCTGTTCGAGGCCGCGCGCCTGGTACGTCACGGTCTACGCGACGTGCTCGACGAGGAGCTGCCTGAGTCTATTCGTGGGGAGGTCGAAAACCTGGTCCGCGCCCATAGCGATCTGCATCTCGATTTTCACAATCTGCGCACCCGCCGCGCAGGCTCACAGAAAATCATGGACTTTCACCTGACCCTCTGCCGGCATCTTACCGTGGAGGAAGCCCACAGAGTCGCCGATCATCTCGAAAAACGCATCGAGGAGGAGATCCCCGGTTCCGATGTGACCATTCACATCGAGCCCTGCGAAAGTGAGAACTGCGACCACGAGCGCGAACACTGTCCCCATCGGGAAAAAATCTTGCCCCTGATCGACGGCTTTTCGCACTAACCCACTCACCCGGACAAAACAAACCCCACCTCATGCGAAGCGGGGTTTGTTTTTATTCTGCATTCTTCATTCTACTTAACTGTCCAGCAGAGAGGCCCCTGGTCCGCGCGTCTCGGGACAGTCGAAGGGGATGCTGAATAGCCGGCCTGCGCCAAACGTTACTTCCAGCTTAGAATGCGCTCGAGGCTGCGCTGCAGAATGCCCAGCTTCTCTTCGGCCTCGGCCATTTTGCCACGGTCTTTTTCGAGGATCTCTGGGGGCGCATTGGCGACAAACTTCTCGTTCGCCAGTTTTTTGCGGAAAAAATCGACATCTTTCTGCGCCTTGGCGATTTCTTTGTTCAGGCGTTTTTCTTCCTCGTCCACATCGATGAGCCCTGCCATGGGCAGCAACACCTCGACATCGCCCGCCACCTGGGTGGCCGCCTTGTCGGGACGCGCTACGCCAACACCAAACTGCAACTCGCCCAGACCGGCCAGGGCGCGAATGGCGGATTCGCCTTGGGCGATAATCCGCGCCGCCGCATCGTTCCTGCAATCAAGCACGGCACTGATCTTACGCCCCGGCGCCACATCCATTTCACCGCGAATATTGCGGATCGCGCGGATGGCATCCATGATGGCGTCCATCTGTGCCGC
The nucleotide sequence above comes from Geoalkalibacter ferrihydriticus DSM 17813. Encoded proteins:
- a CDS encoding cation diffusion facilitator family transporter encodes the protein MPRANRKIKAARISVATATGLSVIKLIAGLATGSMAILSSAIDSLLDIFMSGVNLVAITKAEKPADKAHPFGHGKYETLATLIQSSIIALSGLAIIAESVRRLYLGSELRGLEGGIFILGFSIIASWLISRYLLRVARETDSSALKADSLHFSMDVYTNAGLLLGLVVIRLFDIPWLDPILSIAIACYILFEAARLVRHGLRDVLDEELPESIRGEVENLVRAHSDLHLDFHNLRTRRAGSQKIMDFHLTLCRHLTVEEAHRVADHLEKRIEEEIPGSDVTIHIEPCESENCDHEREHCPHREKILPLIDGFSH
- the mutS gene encoding DNA mismatch repair protein MutS; this encodes MSSSTPMMRQYLEIKSQHPDAILFFRLGDFYEMFMEDAVTASRVLGLTLTSRNKGAVEQVPLCGIPYHSSQGYIARLVDNGFKVAICEQVEDPREAKGIVKREVVQVVTPGLVVDSENLQPKENNFLLALAAGEQELYGLSCVDITTGAFRVTECRGLDELRSEIISLNPREILVSADGISESLSTQLQSVLAERLVNRLPEWVFEEDRARRLLHDFFAVSNLQGFGCEHLVVGVRAAGAVLHYLQQTRQGGLEHIRSLAPYACADYLILDAATRRNLELTATQGEGRKKGSLLGVMDRTLTAMGGRKLRHWINYPLNVAVQIRARLQAVGELREKSLLREDLRECLDGVYDLERLGARIAMAGAGAKDLAALRVSLGKVPGILALFSDLEAPLLCQLGQVIDPLEDVRDLIAEALVDDPPFVLREGGLIRDGFSAELDDLRLISREGKGWIVRLEQQERERTGIGSLKVRYNKVFGYYIEITRTHLARVPEDYQRKQTLVNAERFITPALKEYEDKVLGAEERIQALEYDLFQEVRQQVALQGRRLLATADALAELDVLLGLADLAHEADYVCPQIDESTMLHIEEGRHPVVERMNLGERFVPNDVLLDTTDNQLLIITGPNMAGKSTFMRQVALITLMAHLGSFVPARAARIGLVDRIFTRVGASDNLASGQSTFMVEMTETANILHNATPRSLIILDEIGRGTSTFDGVSIAWAVAEYLHEHASVAAKTLFATHYHELADLALTCKRVKNWNVAVREWNDQVIFLRKIVKGGASHSYGIQVARLAGIPPAVVERAKEVLRNLEAGEFSGEGQPALARGRAREQVPSPQLSLFDSAADELRRKLAEVDVSVLTPLEALNVLDRLKKMV